From a single Chloracidobacterium thermophilum B genomic region:
- a CDS encoding AraC family transcriptional regulator — protein sequence MSTYTNGQVPDFRVAVIDELNHAAKAVEKYGLPVTATYTLEEAGTRLSELSKYHIIIVGVSLFPIRRRIVNELRRVAPNACLVFLRRSHEFSNGQSPLEVKNTVSADFMLSASSPDEVWQAAQSLKHMFPLPTTAELEPPAEAFLMDRVMKVVAAHYQDPNLNLRAVASRLNLSSGQLSRLLNRHAGMRFRQLLQQTRLEAAKQLLMTANCTTIKEVAFKVGFADSDYFSRAFKRYTGCCATEYRENSALQ from the coding sequence ATGAGCACCTACACGAACGGTCAGGTTCCCGATTTCCGCGTCGCCGTCATAGATGAACTCAACCATGCGGCTAAGGCGGTCGAGAAATACGGGCTGCCGGTAACGGCGACCTATACGCTCGAAGAGGCTGGGACGCGACTTTCCGAACTGAGCAAGTACCACATCATCATCGTTGGGGTGTCGCTGTTTCCCATCCGGCGGCGAATTGTGAATGAACTGCGGCGGGTCGCGCCGAATGCCTGTCTCGTGTTCCTGCGGCGCTCCCATGAGTTCTCTAACGGGCAGTCTCCGCTGGAGGTCAAAAACACGGTCTCGGCCGACTTTATGCTGAGTGCTTCCTCGCCGGATGAGGTCTGGCAGGCCGCACAGTCTCTGAAGCACATGTTTCCGCTGCCGACGACCGCCGAACTTGAACCGCCGGCCGAAGCGTTTCTGATGGACCGGGTGATGAAAGTCGTTGCCGCGCACTATCAGGACCCGAACCTCAACCTGCGCGCGGTGGCAAGCCGGCTCAACCTTTCTTCGGGGCAGTTGTCGCGGCTGCTCAACCGCCATGCCGGAATGCGGTTCCGGCAGTTGCTTCAGCAGACCCGCCTCGAAGCCGCCAAGCAGTTGCTGATGACAGCCAACTGCACGACCATCAAGGAAGTGGCCTTCAAGGTCGGTTTTGCAGACAGCGACTACTTTTCACGGGCGTTCAAACGCTACACGGGCTGCTGCGCCACGGAGTACCGCGAAAACAGCGCCCTTCAGTAG
- the shc gene encoding squalene--hopene cyclase, giving the protein MPGFAPRFVQPVVESPLPPAFRSARPAPATAAAVEAAIRKAQAYLLSKQYPEGYWWAELEANVTLTAEYVFLHKVLGTDGERTRQFEKIRTYLRRQQREHGGWELYYGDGGELSTSIEAYFALKLLGDSPDLPHMARARQFILARGGITKARVFTKIHLALFGAFPWEGCPTLPPWIMLLPDWFPFTIYELASWARSSTVPLLLVSDRKPVVRVPGGDADELYAEGRAQADLSLPNPAGLLSLGGVFIGFDWMLKLMERFDLSPRRAEALARAEQWTLEHQDDSGDWGGIIPAMLNSLLGLHCRGYAPTHPVMQKGIAAVERFCIETEDEFHTQPCVSPVWDTGLTILALLDSGLPNDHPALVRAGEWLLSKQIFRDGDWRFKNRTGPAGGWAFEFWNDFFPDVDDTAVVTMALHRLKLPDEAEKQRRLKLAIEWTLSMQSKNGGWGAFDVDNTLEILNDIPYGDLKAMIDPPTADLTGHILEMLGVTGYAAPREKVERAIAFIKSKQEPEGCWWGRWGVNYIYGTHMVICGLVALGLDPREAFIMRGTQWLNSCQNEDGGWGETCASYGDRTLMGVGKSTPSQTAWALLGLMAGGEGKSDCARRGIEYLVTHQNDDGSWTEAEFTGTGFPNHFYMNYHFYRNYFPLMALGRYRAFART; this is encoded by the coding sequence ATGCCCGGATTTGCGCCCCGCTTTGTACAACCTGTCGTCGAGTCACCACTGCCGCCCGCCTTCCGCTCGGCGCGGCCGGCGCCGGCCACAGCGGCCGCCGTCGAGGCAGCCATCCGCAAAGCGCAAGCGTATCTTCTTTCCAAGCAGTACCCGGAAGGCTACTGGTGGGCCGAACTTGAAGCCAATGTCACCCTGACGGCTGAGTACGTGTTTCTCCACAAGGTGCTCGGCACGGACGGTGAACGGACGCGGCAGTTTGAGAAAATCCGCACCTACCTGCGCCGCCAGCAGCGCGAACACGGCGGCTGGGAGCTGTACTACGGCGACGGCGGCGAACTCTCCACGAGCATCGAGGCCTACTTTGCCCTCAAACTGCTCGGCGACAGCCCCGACCTGCCGCACATGGCGCGCGCCCGGCAGTTCATTCTGGCGCGCGGCGGCATCACCAAAGCGCGGGTGTTCACCAAAATCCATCTGGCGCTGTTCGGCGCGTTTCCCTGGGAAGGCTGCCCGACGCTTCCGCCGTGGATTATGCTCCTGCCGGACTGGTTTCCCTTCACCATTTACGAACTCGCCAGTTGGGCGCGCAGCTCGACGGTTCCCCTGCTCCTTGTCAGCGACCGGAAACCCGTCGTGCGCGTACCGGGCGGCGATGCCGATGAGCTGTATGCCGAAGGCCGCGCCCAGGCCGACCTGTCCCTGCCCAATCCCGCCGGCCTCCTGTCGCTGGGAGGTGTTTTCATCGGCTTCGACTGGATGCTCAAACTCATGGAGCGGTTCGACCTCTCGCCACGTAGGGCGGAAGCCCTGGCGCGGGCCGAACAGTGGACGCTCGAACACCAGGACGACAGCGGCGACTGGGGCGGCATCATTCCGGCCATGCTCAACTCGCTCCTGGGGCTGCACTGCCGGGGCTATGCGCCGACCCACCCGGTCATGCAGAAGGGCATCGCGGCCGTGGAGCGGTTCTGCATTGAGACCGAAGATGAGTTCCACACGCAGCCCTGTGTTTCTCCCGTCTGGGATACGGGCCTGACCATCCTCGCCCTGCTCGATTCAGGGCTGCCCAACGATCATCCGGCGCTCGTCCGCGCCGGCGAGTGGCTGCTCTCCAAGCAGATTTTCCGGGACGGCGACTGGCGGTTCAAAAACCGGACCGGGCCGGCCGGCGGCTGGGCCTTCGAGTTCTGGAACGATTTTTTCCCCGATGTGGACGATACAGCCGTCGTCACCATGGCGCTGCACCGGCTCAAGCTCCCCGACGAAGCCGAAAAACAGCGCCGCCTGAAACTCGCCATCGAGTGGACACTCTCGATGCAGAGCAAAAACGGCGGCTGGGGCGCTTTTGATGTGGACAACACCCTCGAAATCCTCAACGACATCCCGTATGGCGACCTCAAAGCCATGATTGACCCGCCCACTGCCGACCTCACTGGACACATCCTCGAAATGCTGGGCGTCACCGGTTATGCCGCGCCACGGGAAAAGGTCGAACGGGCCATTGCCTTCATCAAAAGCAAACAGGAACCGGAAGGCTGCTGGTGGGGACGCTGGGGCGTCAACTATATCTACGGCACGCACATGGTCATCTGCGGCCTGGTTGCTCTGGGGCTTGACCCCCGCGAAGCCTTCATCATGCGCGGTACGCAGTGGCTCAACTCCTGCCAGAACGAAGACGGCGGCTGGGGCGAAACCTGCGCCAGCTACGGCGACCGGACCCTGATGGGCGTCGGCAAAAGCACGCCTTCCCAGACGGCCTGGGCACTGCTGGGTCTGATGGCCGGCGGCGAAGGCAAGTCCGACTGCGCTCGCCGGGGCATCGAATATCTCGTCACCCACCAGAATGACGACGGAAGCTGGACGGAAGCCGAGTTTACCGGCACCGGCTTCCCCAACCACTTCTACATGAACTATCACTTCTACCGGAACTACTTCCCGCTCATGGCGCTGGGGCGTTACCGGGCTTTCGCCCGGACCTAG
- a CDS encoding 4-hydroxy-3-methylbut-2-enyl diphosphate reductase yields the protein MAIANDAAAPAKRQNPSRSGFGLRAEVHDEIRNDFDSALVQRIKASGGTHQAGRLTFRLAQEFGFCYGVDHALDLAYETHVRFPNRRVYLTGEIIHNPTVNEQLARMGYCFLRPGDEVTADDIVLIPAFGAPTHELERLKRIGCLLVDTTCGSVVHVWKRVEKYAREGFTAIIHGKYDHEETEATRSRTTLYPNGKFLVVRDRVQAQDVCDYILGRGSREAFLARYAAVATPGFDPDRDLQRVGLANQTTMLSSESLEIAEMIRRAIEQRYGPEEVKTRFRSFDTICSATQERQDAILKLIEEPLDLVIVVGGYNSSNTEHLCEIAAERLPTYHINAPECLVSAREIRHKPAFSKEETTSWDWLPEGPVTIGITAGASTPNKVVGDCIERIVALADVG from the coding sequence ATGGCAATAGCGAATGATGCGGCTGCGCCGGCAAAACGGCAAAATCCTTCCCGGAGCGGGTTTGGTCTGCGCGCTGAAGTTCACGATGAAATCCGAAACGACTTTGACAGTGCGTTGGTCCAGCGCATCAAGGCTTCTGGGGGGACGCACCAGGCGGGCCGTCTCACCTTCCGTCTCGCGCAGGAGTTCGGTTTCTGCTATGGCGTTGACCACGCCCTTGACCTGGCCTACGAGACCCACGTGCGGTTTCCCAACCGGCGGGTGTATCTGACCGGGGAAATCATCCACAACCCCACAGTCAACGAGCAGTTGGCCCGGATGGGCTACTGTTTTCTGCGGCCGGGCGACGAAGTGACAGCCGATGATATTGTCCTGATCCCGGCCTTTGGCGCCCCGACCCACGAGCTGGAACGTCTCAAGCGCATCGGCTGCCTGCTGGTGGATACGACCTGCGGCTCGGTGGTCCACGTCTGGAAGCGGGTCGAAAAGTATGCGCGGGAAGGTTTTACGGCCATCATTCACGGCAAGTACGACCACGAGGAAACCGAGGCCACGCGCTCGCGGACGACGCTCTATCCCAACGGCAAGTTTCTTGTCGTGCGCGACCGGGTGCAGGCGCAGGATGTCTGTGATTACATCCTTGGGCGCGGCAGCCGCGAAGCCTTCCTGGCCAGGTATGCTGCCGTGGCGACGCCGGGTTTTGACCCGGACCGCGACTTGCAGCGCGTCGGGCTGGCCAACCAGACAACGATGCTTTCGAGTGAGTCCCTGGAAATTGCGGAGATGATTCGGCGCGCTATCGAGCAGCGGTACGGGCCGGAAGAAGTCAAAACACGCTTTCGTTCGTTTGATACCATCTGCAGCGCCACCCAGGAACGGCAGGATGCCATCCTGAAGCTCATCGAAGAACCGCTTGATCTGGTCATTGTGGTGGGCGGCTACAACAGCAGCAACACCGAGCACCTGTGTGAAATTGCCGCAGAGCGGTTGCCGACTTACCACATCAATGCGCCGGAGTGTCTGGTATCGGCAAGGGAAATCCGCCACAAGCCGGCTTTCAGCAAGGAAGAGACGACTTCGTGGGACTGGCTCCCGGAAGGGCCTGTCACCATTGGCATCACGGCTGGGGCTTCGACGCCCAACAAGGTCGTCGGAGATTGTATTGAACGCATTGTGGCACTGGCCGACGTGGGCTGA